CCGTGCTGGGCGAGACGGCAAGGGAGCAAATCGGGCAAGAGGACTTTTGGTATGTTGTTCCGAAAGCTGATGATACGGCTCTGACGTTGTTGGCGAGGTCGGTCCATGACACGACGAAAGAGGTGCTGGACAGCGATGCCTACGATGGAGGGGTTTTGGATAGCTTACTCCAGTTTAAGTCCTTCCTGAAAAGCTCTGCCGAAAAGGTTGAGTTGCACTGCGCAGAGCGTCCTAAGGAATATTTCAAACTTGACGACCAGGAAATAGTGAAGATTCAACGCCTAAAAGCAAGGACGCCGGAGCCGCATGCGTTCATGGTTTCAGGACTATTTGACGTTATTGAGCACAACAGAAGGCGGTTTCATCTGGTTCTAAGCAACGGAGAGTCGCTCCATGGAACGATTGATACTGAGCACCTCGACGTTGAACATATGCGCCAATTTTGGGGTAAGAAGGTGACGATCAAGGGCACGGTTCACTTCCGCCCGTCTAGGAGACCCCGCCTTATCGAGGCTCAAGTCATCAATCCTATGCAAGAAGGCGAGGAAGTTTTCGAGACCCTCCCACAAGAGCCATCCCAGATTGAGTTGTTAAGTTCAGTGAGAGATGCTGCGACGCGGCAAGGTTGGCTGAAAGAGGTTTGGGGCAAATGGCCCGGGGATGAACCGATCGAGGATTTGCTTGCTGCGTTGAAGAGCCCTTAACATTCCATTGTGTCTACCTACCTGCTCGATACAGGGCTTCTTCTTGGACATATCCGTGGGGCTGCATATGCAGAGTATGCCGAGCGGAAGTATGCTTTGTCGCAGCCGCCCAACGTGTCCCTGGTCTCTGTGGTCAGCAAAGGGGAAATCTATTCTTTAGCGATGCAGTTTGGTTGGGGCACGCACAAAAAAGAGACCTTGGACGGGTTACTTAGGCGTGTTCCGGTGGTTGACATCAACACCGACAGAATTATTCATCGCTATGCCGAGATTGATGCTTATAGCCAAGGAAAAGACCGTACGAGGCCACTTCCAAACGGCATGTCTTCGCGGAACATGGGAAAGAATGATATTTGGATCGCGGCCACCAGTTCCGTACTGAATGCCACGCTCGTAACAACCGACACGGACTTTGATCACTTGAATGGTGTGTTTCTAAACGTAGTTTATGTAAATCCGAGACCGACACCGAGCGGTGTTACATAATGGCTGGCGGCTCCCATCAGATCGTCCAAAAACTCTGGAACTATTGCAACGTCCTGCGCGACGATGGGATGAGCTACGGCGATTACGTCGAGCAGTTGACGTACTTGCTGTTTCTCAAGATGGCGGAGGAGCGGACGAAGGCGCCGTATAGCCAGGCGAGCATCGTACCGCAGGAAGCGGATTGGGCGAGTCTGATCAAGAGAGACGGAGATGAGCTGTTCGATCACTATCGGCATGTGCTGGAGAGGCTCGGAAACGAGAAGGGACTTTTAGCTCTCATCTTCAACAAGGCACAGAACAAATTTCAGGACCCGGCGAAGTTGCGGCGGCTGATCGTTGATCTCATCGATAAGGAAAACTGGTCGGCGATGAGCGCGGACGTGAAAGGCGATGCCTATGAAGGATTGCTGGAGAAGAATGCCTCGGACGTAAAGGGCGGAGCGGGGCAGTACTTCACGCCGCGGCCTTTGATCGCCGGCATCGTCGATGTCATGTCGCCGAAACCGGGAGAGACGATCTGCGACCCGGCCTGCGGCACCGGCGGCTTTATCCTCGCGGCGCACGATTATGTCGTGCGCCACAATCCCCACATGACGGCGGAGCAGAAGAAAAAGCTTCAGGGAAATACGTTTAAGGGAATCGAGCTGGTCCAAAATGTCGCGCGGCTCTGCGCGATGAATCTGCTACTTCACGGCATCGGGAGCACGGAATATGAGCCGATCGTCGTTCAAGATTCACTGGCCGCCGATCCGGGTGAGCGCTTCGATCTGGTCTTGACGAATCCGCCGTTCGGGAAAAAGAGCAGCATCACGATTGTCGGTGAGGACGGCAAAGCAGCCAAAGCAGCCAAGGAGAGAGAAATCTACGAGCGCGACGATTTCTGGGCGACGACCTCTAACAAGCAGCTCAATTTTCTCCAGCACGTCAAAACCTTGCTCAAGATCAACGGTCGCGCTGCGATTGTCGTCCCCGACAATGTCCTCTTCGAAGGTGGCGCGGGCGAGACAGTTCGCCGAAAGCTCCTCCACGAGTGCGATGTGCACACGCTGCTGCGTCTGCCGACGGGTTTGTTCTACGCGCAAGGAGTCAAGGCCAACGTCCTTTTCTTCGACAAGAAAGAGGCGAGCGAAACGCCGTGGACCAAGAAGCTTTGGATTTATGACCTGCGAACCAACAGGCATTTCACATTAAAGACCGATCCGTTGAAGCGCGAAGATCTGAACGAGTTCGTCAAGTGCTACAATCCCGAGAACCGCTACCAGCGCGAGCCGACGTGGTCCGAGTCGATTCCTACCGGTCGCTGGCGCGCATACGATTACGACGAGCTCATCAACCGCGACAAGGCCAGCCTGGACATCTTCTGGCTCCGCGACGAAAGTCTCGAGGACTCCGACAATCTCCCCGATCCCGACGTTCTCGCCCAGGAAATCGTCGAAGACCTCGAAGCCGCCCTCGAACAATTCCGCGAAATCGCGAATGACCTCGAAAGGCCGGGCGTCGAGACTAAAAAGGAATCGTAAGCTTCCATTTCCGCTGCGTTTCTTCACCTGTGATGGCGGTACTTTATCTCCTGTTATTACTAGCCCTTAGGGATATTTCCTGTTATGATTGCCCACGGAGGCGAAGTCATGCCGATCAGTCAGGAGTTGCTGGAGATCCTCGCGTGTCCGAAGTGCA
This DNA window, taken from Candidatus Binatia bacterium, encodes the following:
- a CDS encoding PIN domain-containing protein, which codes for MSTYLLDTGLLLGHIRGAAYAEYAERKYALSQPPNVSLVSVVSKGEIYSLAMQFGWGTHKKETLDGLLRRVPVVDINTDRIIHRYAEIDAYSQGKDRTRPLPNGMSSRNMGKNDIWIAATSSVLNATLVTTDTDFDHLNGVFLNVVYVNPRPTPSGVT
- a CDS encoding class I SAM-dependent DNA methyltransferase, which produces MAGGSHQIVQKLWNYCNVLRDDGMSYGDYVEQLTYLLFLKMAEERTKAPYSQASIVPQEADWASLIKRDGDELFDHYRHVLERLGNEKGLLALIFNKAQNKFQDPAKLRRLIVDLIDKENWSAMSADVKGDAYEGLLEKNASDVKGGAGQYFTPRPLIAGIVDVMSPKPGETICDPACGTGGFILAAHDYVVRHNPHMTAEQKKKLQGNTFKGIELVQNVARLCAMNLLLHGIGSTEYEPIVVQDSLAADPGERFDLVLTNPPFGKKSSITIVGEDGKAAKAAKEREIYERDDFWATTSNKQLNFLQHVKTLLKINGRAAIVVPDNVLFEGGAGETVRRKLLHECDVHTLLRLPTGLFYAQGVKANVLFFDKKEASETPWTKKLWIYDLRTNRHFTLKTDPLKREDLNEFVKCYNPENRYQREPTWSESIPTGRWRAYDYDELINRDKASLDIFWLRDESLEDSDNLPDPDVLAQEIVEDLEAALEQFREIANDLERPGVETKKES